CCAACTGGGGCGAGGTGCCTACCTCGAATACCAACTCTGTCAGTTGCTCCAGGCTCGACATATCAAGTCTCCTCCTGAGACTTGGGAATGTTTCTGCTCTAAAAATAAGTTTCTTCCCAACATAAGAATCCCAACCAAGACGAAGGAGCATGAGCTTAGGCAGTGCGCCtagtagtttcatgattttatcTCCTTCCGTCAGATTGCTATCCGATAAGTCAATCTTCACCAAATGTACTAGATCCCCAAACCAGTCAGGCATCTCCCCGAGATCTCCAACCAAATTCAGCTTCCTCAGGAGAGGGGGAGGGGAGGAAATAGAATGCAACCACTTAAGTGATGGACGGTTTCTCCAATAAATAGTATCCACACAAACGCAAAGAGATGTGAGGGAAGTGAGCTTCTCAAGGGATGCACAAAGTATCTCATTGTTTTTCTTGCTGGCCCCTACTCTGACACTTAACTTTCTCAAATTTATAAGCTCCCCGAGCTCTTTAACTGCTTTCCTACTAGCTTGCCCAATGTTCACAACCTCTAGTATTTCTAAATCCTTTAGGTTGCTGATCTCCGTGGGCCCCTTCACACCCCTAGGAGCAGGATAAGTAAGGATAAAGGGCGTACAACTGCACGTGCAGCAGAACTCGGGCCAAATTCTATTACACGAAGGCTACGGAGGTTTTGTAGTTTAGTGATCTCAATTGGTAGTGATGTGACGACTCTTACGTCCAAAGTCTGCAGGCCATGTAATTTCCCTATGGATCTTGGGAGCTTGTGAACATTTGAATCAAAACTAAGATATTTCAAATGACGTAACAACCCAATAGTATTGATAACTTTTCGTGTGATTTCAAACTGGGCATCATGTAAATCCAAGACTCTAAGCATCCTAGAGTCAGACAAACAGAGTGATAGTGTCAGCTTCATGGGTCTCCCACCAAACACGGTTAATGGTCGGACATGGTGCAAATCCATGATTTTATTTTGGCACCGACTGCCATGAATGACGTAAATTCTCTTGTACTATGCCCGTTATATTATCCCATGTCGAGCATGCAAAACTTTCATCCCTAGAAATTGAGATCATGACATCACGAATGATATCATGGACTCGACAGCTCTTCACAGTTCCATCTATGTTCACTCTTGATGGCTGGATCAAGTTTCGGTTGATTAGGTCATTAAAGTAACTATTCCCAACATCCTCAACACTCACCCCAACTCTAGCGATGACAAAGCCCTCGGCTATCCATCTTTCTACCAGACGCCTCCTTTTGATTTCAAAATCCTCTCCAAATATGCTTAAATACAGAAAACATGACTTAAGATGGGAGGGCAAGTGGTTGTAACTCATGGTAACCATCCTCCTCACTGCTTCAAGGCTTCGGTTGCTCTCTAGCTCTGAGGGGATCTGGTTATAAATACTTTGCCACTCAATAACCTCTCTAGTGGCAAGCATGCCTCCTATTGTGAGTATAGCTAGAGGTAACCGTCCAGACTTTTTTACTATCTTAGTAACTATGTTCCTCATGTTCTCATATTTTTCCATGTCTTCCTCACTTTTCCTCACCTTCCTTAATAGCAATTTTATGGCGTCATTTGTTTCTAAGGGTTGATGGCGGTAGATAAATGATCCATAAGATTCCAAGGTACACTCCTTAGCTAAGCCAACATCTCTTGTTGTTACCATTATCCGACTACCTTTGCTGTTATTACTTGGAAAAGCAATTGTTTTGATCCACTTCCAATCATCTATGTTCCATAAGTCATCAAGAACAACAAAGTACCTCTTCTCAAGTAGCTCTTTTCTGAGGTAGCTCGCGAGATTCTCTTCTCGCACCACCTTCCCGCCAAGTTCCTTCTTGAGTGCTTCGTCACCGCAGAGTTCTTTGATCATAACTTTGAGAAACTCCATCCTGACAAATGACTGCGACACAGTGATCCAAGCATAACATGAAAAGTTATTCATACTTTCATAAACCTTCCTTGCAATAGTAGTCTTACCCAGACCACCCATGCCAACCATGCATACTACCCGAGCAGGGCCATTGTTGGCATTGACATCCACAAGCCTTATTAACTCTTGTTTAGGATTGGAGAACCCCACCAGTTCGGCTTCATCGATGTTGTTCGCTGACTGGTTGCGAATATCTTCCATGCAAGAATCCCTCTCATCAATGGCTCTAGTGATTTGGTTCTTCTCAATCAGGTTGTAGCGTGTGTTCCTGCTGCTCACTTCTTCAACTCTTGATTTGAGGTCACGGATCTGCATGGCAATTCGGTGGCGGTCTTTGAGCTTCATTAGCTTCCGCGACAAGCTTTGACTTGCCACATGCACCATGAATTCAGCAAGGCAATCCTCAATATTGTAGGAGAGGTCCCTTATTTGATTTGCCCACACCTTTAGTAGCATTTCTTTCTCCTTCATTCCTTCAGCAGCCACGAGGAATGCCTGCATCGTCTCTAGCTCATCTTTGATGAACCTGCAAAACAAAGGTTCGAGAGAAACTTAATTACAACGCTCTCGGTGTTATTCCCACAGCCAGACATGCAAAGATACATGcaaaaataaaggaaaagaatGCTGGGTATCATTTTCCCGATATAATCCTATGTAAGAGGCGTTGTGGGAAGTCTGTGACCCGAACAAAATAAGTGAAGGCCCTTTCGCCAAGAAAAAAAAGTGAATGCAAACATACCAGATATCCTTCCTCACACCCATGAGGAGGCTCATCTCGTCGGCGGCAGCAGAGGCGGCCTTGCTGATGGCGCCATCCAGCATGGACCTCGCCATGCTCAGCACTGTCTCCGCCATTATCTCTCGACGTACGGTTCTGCTCTCAACTGTGATGCCGGATTTGGTTGCTGGGGCCTCGATCACAAGGCTGGTGTAGCTTGCATCTTGCCCTCTGCCGTGTATATATACTAGCTATTAGGAGCAGATCTGTTCAATATTCTTTGGAAATATGCAGGTGCAAGTACTTGGCCTGCTGACGGACACGGCTCAACACGAAAAGAAAATATGCTTCGGCATCACACATGCAAAATGGTTACATGTTGCcccaaggggagaggagaagcaATCTGGGTTATTCTTGCCAACATGATCCCCAAGGTATCAGCTTTAACAAAACTGAATGCTTTAACAAGGCATCAGGCTTTAACAAAGCTGAAAAGCGTATCGGAAACCAAAGTAGAGTAGAGGAGAAGCCTTTGCCTCGTTACCACGCAAGGCACATATCCATGCGTGCCAAGGTCTAAAGCAAAGCAAATAATCATGCACGAGTATGCTTGAGGCCAGGTTAACTCCCTTCTTAATTACACGCTCGAATTGATTTGCCATGGTATGTGTTTAGTCAAAAAACAGAACAAGAAGAAGTACATACACAAACTGCATGTTTCACGCGTTACCAAACCCTGAAAGTTGATCGTTTTGGTGCTTATATATTCTTGAACCGCTTAAATTTTCAGAACTTGAATAACAACACCGTATGCGTCATCGTTCTTCCTTTACAAACAAGCACAAGCATGAGAGCAATTAGACACCTTAAGAAAAAAAAACCGAGTACTAATAAACAAACTGAGTCTGCATTGACAACTGCACGTCTTCGCGTCATCAGATTGATACATTCCATGGTGTATTGCAATACTTGACTGTCATCTGTGCCAGCAGTTGCCACTCGTAAACTCCAAGGGCGATGCATTCCTCTGTCGTTCACCCCTTACGAACATCAGGTTGTATATCAGCTTCACTTTGTATCTTCTTGATGCTCCATTTTAAGCTAATAAAATTCACCCTTTGATGAAAATCTCAGCAGCAAAAACAAAGCAACCTAATTGGCAGTAGTATCTTGTGTGGCGTAGTCCTTTGCATTTTTCCGTCAGAAATCATAGACGCACGGGATTACTACGGGCATTCAACGGACCCTTCAACTAATTaaacatcccccccccccccccccccccgccccttCTTAATTTCAGCTGGGTGGGGCCCAGCCCTCCCCTTTAATCCAATCACAGTTTGCCACCTCAATTCCACCCCGTAATAAGGCCGTGAACGTCCGTCGATGTAGCATTGCTGTTTTTCCATGCCCTCCCCAGCCATCTGAAATACACTTACAGAGCATGCATGAGTTTCCTTCTTATTTTCTGCAAATATGAGTTTACTTGAACAACAAAGGTATTAGGTGTTTGCTAGCTGAATACAGTACAACATAAAAAGTTGCAGGCATATATATGGACAACATAGAAATAGAATTAATTCCCTCATTTAAAAGAAATAAGTTGAAACTAATAATTTTGTATTCATATAGTTGGACCTAGATCCATTTGGGCCGATGGATGAAAGGACAAAACTTGACAACACTCTGACCAAATATACAAGTTGGCTCCTATGTCTGTCTCGGTGTGACACTCTAAACTCTGAAAGTCTGAATTACCAAGCATGTACTGACAAGCACCACCTTAATGACAGCTGTCTTAGGAATCCACCCTATAATTAACTCTGCAAGTTTGCATCACTGAAGAAGCGTCTCAGAAAGGCAAAGGTACagcagaggagaaaaattaacaTTTTCAGAACTGAATAGCCTGCTTTTTCTTTTCTACTACTCCCTcagtaaactaatataagagcatttagaatactaaaatagtgatctaaacactcttatattagtttacagagggagtacatcaGAAGGCTCACGTGTACTTGGGGCAACTCGGACCTGCAGTATGGGCCCAGTTGTCGTGGTGGTCCCTCTTTCGATTGGCTAGCCTCACTCTTTGTCCATGAACAAACATGAATATAGTGGCAGCAAAGTAACAAATGGATAGTAGTAAATCATCTGTAAAAACAGAGAGTACCAGTAAACGGAGTGAATCCGTATTCAGACAAAATTACATGTATCATTTTCATAATATATTCACTCGATATTATatttcttgatattttcttctaTATACATGGTCAAACTTAGAAAACATTGATTTTTTGACTAAATTTATGGGTCGTGTATTTCAGGGCAGAAGGTGTATTGACTATTGAGCCACCAAAGAGTAATGCACAATTTGACATTCGCAGTGTAGGAAGAGCTGGGTGCCTGGGTCTGTCTCAGCTAGCTTCACATTGTGGCATATAGAGACCACCACCATTTAGTAGCAGCATACGGTGTGGTGTAGTCCATTTCATCTTCCACATCTTCAGCTGAAATCCACAAACAGAGTATGCATCAGTTTACTTTGTCAGGAAATGTATTATGTGCTTTCAAGCTCAAACAGCATCACATGTTTGTAGGCATACACAGAACATGTTTGACACGCTGCAGAGGCGCTTGGACTGTGAGCCACCACGAACTAGCTCTCTCCTGGATCACAAAAAGATCCAGGGACTCCCGACTACACTCCACTACTATTGTCCTTGGCGGCACATGATGTACTTCAGGTAGACGCGCTCCATGCTCAAATCTCACCTTATTTTTTTGAGCTCCTTTACGGTGATTGGGGCAGTACTTGGAGTACTTTCGAGTACTTACCCCTCCGATTTTTATTAGCCGTACGATCTGGTGGGGGATTAAGAATGAATTAACTTAATTAGCTTAATCAGAGAAGGGCATAATGGTTCAGGGTAAAAAAAATTCAACCGATCACGTCCACGACCAGAACCACGTCTAGATCTAGTAGCTCGGTCAAGTCCTCCTTCTCGTCCTCTTCCTTCTGTCCGACGAGCCCGGCGAGAGGAACCAATTCACCGTCGTCGGCGTCGTTCTCGTCCTCCTCCTGGTCCCCTTCACTATAAAAGACGTGGTCGGCGGCAGGAAGAAGAATAAGGCGTGACATCTGCGGCGGCAgtgtcggcggcgacggcggcggcggtataGGAGAAAGCCCCGCGCTGATCCCATCGCTTCCGGACTTGCATCTTAAGGTATGAATCGTCCGAATCTCAACTTACTTTGATTCGTAGCCTGCACTTCCTACTTAGATTTGTTTAGTCATCATCGATTTAGGTTTCCCTAGTGCATGCAATTCAATTTAGAATTTTTCATCATCCATGGTCACTTCACTAGTTTACGGGGGACCCAGTTTATGGACGTTTATGATCGCTTGCCATAACATGTACAAGGAGCAAAGTTTAAAATTCCACGCAAGCTTTCGTACTGGGTTTTGCATGCATTTATGTCTGTCCTTTCAGATTTTTTATTCGTCCGAATTGTGATGCAGGAAGACATGGCGGACGTAAGTCATGAGTCAATGATGGAGTACtatcatatttccaacaagatgTTTAATAGTGAGGATGAAGGTTATACATTCTATAACAAATATGGTCTTGAGAAAGGTTTTAGTGTCCGGAGAAGCTATGTCGAGTGGGATGGATCCAACTGCCATATAATTTTAAGGAAATTTGTGTGTAGTCGTGAAGGGGTTCGTGAAGAGAAGCACATGAAGAGGAAGATGGAAGATAGAAAGAGGAGGCCACGGAGTATAACTCGTGTAGGGTGTAAAGCTAAATTGGTGATTGCAAGACAGGAGGAAACAAGTCAGTGGTTTGTCAAGGATTTCATCGATGAACACAACCATCCTCTAGCCCCACGGGATCTGTCGTGTCTTTTGCGTTCACACAGAAGAATTAGCGATGAGCAGAAAGCGGACATTGCAGACATGGAAAAATCTGGGATCAGAAAACACCATATTATGGATATTATGTGCATGCAGTACGGTGGATATGATGAGGTTGGATGCATTATGAGGGACATTTACAATTTCTGCCATGCTAACAAGAAGGAAACAATTTCTTCCGGGGATGCTCAAACGGTGATCAATCACATGGTGGCGAGGCAAGAGCAAGATTCAGATTTTTTCTTCAGGTACTTGCTTGATGAAGCTGGCCATCTGAAGGGACTGTTCTGGTGTGATAGTCAATCCCGACTTGACTACGAGGCTTTCGGAGACGTTATTATTTTTGATAGCACATACAGAACCAATAAGTACAATCTGCCATTTGTGCCGTTTGTCGGGTTGAATCACCACCGCAATACCGTTATTTTTGCATGTGGTATCATTTCACATGAAACAAGCCAGGCATACGAGTGGATGTTACGGACCTTTTCTGATGCTATGGGACAGAAGCATCCTATATCTGTGATCACGGATGGGGACCTTGCAATGCAGAGAGCAATCAGGGTGGTGTGGCCTGACTCAAACCATAGGCTCTGTATATGGCACATTTAGCAGAACATTGTACGCCATCTGCATGATGACACGGTAAAGGAGGAATTCCGATCTTTCATATATGATACATCTTCCATTGAAGAGCATGAGAGAAAATGGTTACACTTCTTACAACGGAATAAAGTAACAAGTGAGGACTCCTGGCTGCATCAGATGTATAAGATGAGAAAACTGTGGTGTGCTCCATATCTTGAGGGCCGTTGTTTCCTAGGATTGAGCAGCAATCAGCGGAGTGAGAGTTTAAACTCGGTGCTACATACGCATCTTGAGGCTAAGATGACGTTGTTTCAAATGCTAGAGCACTATGAGCGTTGCCTTGCGTCGTGACGCTTGAACGAGGCTCTCCAAGACGTCGAGGCCTTACAGTCCGTTCCATTCACAGAGGAAAATGCTTCAGTTCTTGAGAAACATGCCGCGAAAGTTTTCACTCCTGCTGTGTTTAAGTTGGTCTTATGGAGCATAGATGCTGTCATAAAATGTGAGATCAGAGAGGTACTTGATGCAGCAGAGGTTACCACATACGTTGTGTCTAAGAAGGAAAGAATGGATAAAAAGATTTAAGTGCGCACGGAGACGAAGGAAGGTATGCTTCGCAGTATTAGTTGTTCTTGCTGCAAATTGGAATGCGCAGGCACACCATGTTCCCACATATTTTACATATTGGGAATTTTATAAGAAGAAACACTATCCAGGTGTTGTGTTCTCACTAGGTGGACAATGAGTGCAAAATGTGCATTCACACCGACCAGAAAGAGCGAGATGTATGCATACTCTGCAGCCCTAAGGTACCGTAAGCTAAGGAATTTTAGTCACGCAGCATGTTTCAAGGCATGCCACTCTGATGAGGCGTTTCAGCATCTAAAAAGGGTTTTGGAAGGACAAGATGTTTGCAAGGGATCAACAAGTGAACAAGCTGATAGCAAGGGATCAACTAATGCTCAGGGTAACAGCATTAGGTTTGGCCCGTTGATGCCACAATCGGCTAACCTTGATGGTGAAGGTTTCGAAAAGGTTCTGGATCCCGTGCATGTGCCAGGCCGAGGTGCTCCGAAGAAAAGGCTACAGGCAAAGATGAAGAAACCAGAACAAAGGGTAGATGTAGCTATTGTCATGAGGCAGATGGTCACAATCGACGTACGTGCGCCAAATTGATAGAGGTAcctaatatgccgtaatttaATGTTTTAATTTGTCCAAATATATTCCATGGCATTAATAATATCCTTATGTGCAGGATCTCAAAGAAAAAATATGATAGCTACAACATTGTGCGCACGGTCGGACAACAAGTACGTCGACGATCAACCTGATGTTGGCGTGTGCATTGTCGTCTATGTCTAGTATCGTGTGACCTTTTCTCTAAAATACTTCATTCTGTCAGTTAGTGACTTCCTCATAATGTATGACTCAGCTATTTGGTTGTCCACTCCCTTGTAACAGTATTAGTTTGGGATATTTTTTTGCATTTTATATGTGAGTTCTTCAAGTGCAACCTCAAGAATCATGGTTTCTTCGTGGCCAGCATGTAGCTTCTTTATGTTGCACGATAAAATTTGGAAATAGATGTAATGGAGGAATTATATTTCGCTCctgaaaacaaaataaaagccTGATAAATCCAAAAAATACATTAGCCATCCATGCTCTCCAATTGAAGAATATACATGATGAATACAGATGATAAATCATACTCATCCTACATATCCTCCACGTAGAGTGCAAGGAAAACTGCTTCCGACTTCTTATCATAGTGTGTTTGTATCTGCATGTACAACTCACCATGCTACAGGGGAGCCAGGCGAACAAAACAGTGAAAACGGCGAAGAAACTGGTGAAGAAATTGTTCCGGGCGAGTTATATCGCGTGTGCCGCGGCGTGGGGAACATACCCTCCTCGGGATTTCCATCGCAGAGGCCCAGGCAATCGTCTCCGGGATCAGCGCCAGGTGACAGCTGCGGATCCGTGGCAGATCGACCAGACGCGCCAGCTGCGATCGGCTGCACGCGCGCCTCCGACCTGCCGCTCGACACGCGGCCACCTCGGATCGGGCGAGGCGCGCCCTCCGGCCCGCACCAATCACCGGCGGCCACGCGGCAACCATATAATGGTCAGGGACGCATGCGCTTTGCGGTCCAGCCCGTGTGCTACTAGCGGCGCCCCGCCGTTCGCCAGGCGGACGTGGAGACAGCCCCTGACTCCAGTGGGCCTGCAGCATCATGGGCTCATGATGAGCCTGCGAGCCGCCCTGGATCTTCTGCCGCTCCACTCTCACCAGCGCCTCGGCCCGCTGCCACAGAAGATCAGGACCGCCCGGAACCGGCTGCTGCAGGCTAATATGCCTCGGATTCCGTCGCTGTCCTGTCTCCAGAAAGGGCTATGGGATCTTGTGCGGCCACGAACTCTCCTGCACAtcaatggtccctccggaatgcggtgattttttcgaccacctccaaattacctcaattttggcacacatgatctcttgcacaaacaaaactaggtttccaaggttttatattttttttgaatttatgccgccctctagactgactgatcaaaacatcggtgtatacctcaagggggcattgtaatttttttccaaattttctttcatggacatgtttggcacatgtgggtcaccgtgtcatagagaaattgggtgatttggaggtcgTGGAAAAAATcgcctttgttcaaaaaatggcttaagttagaccaaatggtccctccggaatgcggtgattttttcgaccacctccaaatcacctcaattttggcacacatgatctattgcacaaacaaagctaggtttccaaggttttgtctttttttgaatttttttgaatttataccgccctctagactgactgatcaaaacatcggtctataactcaagggggcattgtaaaatatttttttaccaaattttgtttcatggacatgtttggcacatgtgggtcaccgtgtcatagagaaattgggtgatttggaggtggtggaaaaaaccacctttgttcaaaaaatggcttaagttaccaaatggtccctccgaaatgcggtgattttttcgaccacctccaaatcacctcaattttggcacacatgatctcttgcacaaacaaagctaggtttccaaggttttatattcttttgaatttatactgccctctaaactgactgatcaaaacatcggtctatacctcaagggggcactgtaaaatatatttttttccaaattttctttcatggacatgtttggcacatgtgggtcaccgtgtcatagagaaatttggtgatttggaggtggtggaaaaaatcacctttgtttaaaaaatggcttaagttaccaaatggtccctccggaatgcggtgattttttcgaccacctccaaatcagctcaattttggcacacatgatctcttgcacaaacaaagctaggtttccaaggttttataatttttctaaatttttttgaatttatactgccctctagactgactgatcaaaacatcggtctatacctcaaggggccattgtaaaatatattttttccaaattttctttcattgAAATGTTTGGCACCTGTGGGTCACCGTgtaaaagaaaatttgggtgatttggaggtggtggaaaaaatcacctttgttcaaaaaatggcttaagttagaccaaatggtccctccggaatgcggtgattttttcgaccacctccaaatcacatcaattttggcacacatgatctattgcacaaacaaagctaggtttccaaggtttcgTATTTTTTTGATTtcatactgccctctagactgactgatcaaaacatcggtctataactcaagggggcattgtaaaatatatttttaccaaattttctttcatggacatgtttggcacatgtgggt
This sequence is a window from Aegilops tauschii subsp. strangulata cultivar AL8/78 chromosome 7, Aet v6.0, whole genome shotgun sequence. Protein-coding genes within it:
- the LOC141026369 gene encoding protein FAR1-RELATED SEQUENCE 5-like gives rise to the protein MADVSHESMMEYYHISNKMFNSEDEGYTFYNKYGLEKGFSVRRSYVEWDGSNCHIILRKFVCSREGVREEKHMKRKMEDRKRRPRSITRVGCKAKLVIARQEETSQWFVKDFIDEHNHPLAPRDLSCLLRSHRRISDEQKADIADMEKSGIRKHHIMDIMCMQYGGYDEVGCIMRDIYNFCHANKKETISSGDAQTVINHMVARQEQDSDFFFRYLLDEAGHLKGLFWCDSQSRLDYEAFGDVIIFDSTYRTNKYNLPFVPFVGLNHHRNTVIFACGIISHETSQAYEWMLRTFSDAMGQKHPISVITDGDLAMQRAIRVVWPDSNHRLCIWHI